CAGGTTCTGCCTGGACCTGATCCACCTGGCCTAGGAGTCTCAGAGAACACAGGAGTTTATGCTTGCCCTCTTTCTGAGCCCCTCATTTCCAAGGCTAGATGGATGCAGTAGTGTGTCTCCACAGGTGAATGCCACTGTGCCCCTGCTGGGCCGCTCAGGACTGCTGGGGGAGCTGCGGAACAACCTGTTCACTGATGTGGCCTGTGGCAGAGGGAAAAAGGCCGATAGCACTTTCTGCATCACATCGTCGGGGCTACTGTGCGAGTTCAGCGACCGCAGGCTCCTGGACAAATGGGTGGAGCTAAGAGTGAGTGACTCTGGCTCCAGAACAGGGTCTGGCCTTGTCTCAAATCAGGGGAGAACTGACCTTGGGGCTGTAGACCCGGCTGGGCCTTTGTGCATGCTGAAGGGTGGGGACTGCAGGAGAAGCGGCAGAGCAGGGCAGTCCCAGGGATCCTGCATAACCACCTGCCCTTGCTCTTTCTCACctctcttccctgctctcctctcctgctcAGAACACAGACAGCTTCACAGTAAGTGCTTCTAGGTCTCCTCTTCCTCATGCTATTGCTTCCTCTTCATTGGGGTTTTCCTACCTTCCAATCTTAGTCCCTCTGATGGCCTAGAACAGTCCCTTGATTTTTTTACCCCACCTCCCAAATGTGCAGGGCTACATGCCCTTTGACCCTGTGCTGCTGGAGGGAGGGTATTTCTAGATGACAACTGAGGGGTTACCCAGACCTTGGCCTGGCTCTCTTTTTGTAAGTGAGTGCCGCTGAGGGCTTGGGAAGGATTAAACCAAGCTAACTAGGAAGATGGCCCTTACTTACCGAGCTCCTCTGCCCACAGACCACTGTAGCCCACTGCATCTCTGTAAGCCAAGAGTATATCTTCTGTGGCTGTGCTGATGGTACGGTGCGCCTTTTCAATCCTTCCAACCTGCACTTCCTCAGTACCCTACCCAGACCCCATGCCCTTGGAACAGATGTCGCCAGCATCACTGAGGCCAGGTGAGCGGTATGGGGCCCACTGTCCCATTCAGAGCTTCAGTCAGTGCTTCAGGGAACAGAGTGAAGAGTGTGAGGTGCCCAAAGATCCCCTTTGTAGACAGAAATCTGGGTTTCTTGGTACTTGTCAGAATCAAGGAGATTAAATAGTACAGAGGGCCATGGAATGTCTCAGTAAGTGAGTGTTGGGAGGGATGTGTAAAATCTGGACACATCTTAGGTGGTTTTAAGAATGACTcaagcagccgggcagtggtggcacatacctttaatcccagcactcggaaggcagaggcaggcggatttctgacttcgaggccagcctggtctacagagtgagtaccaggacaggacagccagggatatacagagaatccctgtctcgaaaaaccaaaaaaaaaaaaaaaaaaagaatgactcaaGGGATTGAAGTCTTCCTTCTGGTAGGTTGATGCCAGGAAATAGGTTCAGTTTTACAATTGAATATCTTGATAATCTGTAAGCACCAGAAAGATAAAATGTGTTATGGTaaagatacagaaagacacaGTCACGAATCATGCTAGAAGGGAAAGGGTGATGTGTGGTCATATTTATGGTTTGGTAAGTGTCCTCAgtagaagatgaggaggaggaggaagaagaggaggaagaggaagaagaagaggaggagaagaaagaggaggaggggaagaggaagaggaacaggaggaggaggaggacaaagaggaagaggaagaggagatgttGAGGTGCTGGAGATAGTACTCAGGGCCTTGCTTGTTAGataaatgctctaccactaagctatattcCAAACCTTATTTTGGTGGTATGTATGATAGTCTTGTTTTGATCTCTGTGCAGAAATACTCATAGAACCATCTAGATTTTGTTGTGCTCCATTGTAACCACAGAATTGCCTTGTTTGGTATTGGTGGTCtatgaatttgttagcatttcttTGCCCAGCAGAGTGTGCTCCTGAATTGGATCTCGAGGGACTTTTGAATTCTCAGTTGTACTTCCAAATCTGTAGGACTGGAGACAGTGTCCTGTGCTCCATTCCTTCCTTTGTGGTGactttctgtcctctctcccacAGTCGCCTCTTTTCTGGAGGGGCCAATGCAAGGTACCCAGACACCATTGCCTTGACCTTTGATCCAACTAATCAGTGGCTATCTTGTGTATACAACGACCACAGCATCTATGTTTGGGATGTGAGGGACCCCAAGAAAGTGGGGAAGGTGTACTCAGCTCTGTATCATTCCTCCTGTGTCTGGAGTGTGGAGGTATGTTGGATGGGTTTGCTGGAATTCCATTGTGAGAATAGAAAGTAGAGAACACCACGTACAGCCCTAGGGTCCCGCCTCTCTGCTTTCAATGGCTTCCCTGCCATAGATTCTAGAGCTTGAGTGTAAATGTTAGTGCCCGTGCATCTCAGCCTTCTTGTGTGTCTCTGCCTAGCTTGAGTTTTGTCTTATCCTGGGCTCAGGGATCTTGGACAAGTTACCTGACTAAGCCTTAGATTCCTTAACTGTAAAGTGAATTACCAGATTTTCTCAATTGTTCTAACAATGAGATGAAATAATGTAATTGAGAGATTATGGCacacaggaggagctgggaaaATGGGATTTTTCTTACTGTGTGCGTATATAAcagtaatatcttgttttcttactAAATGTCAGACAAATGGCTAAGTCTTAGCATTCTGCCTTGGATTTCATTCCcctttccatcttcttgagtaAACAAAAGTCCCAAAACAGAAGTCTAATTCTCTCCCTCTATCCATTCAGGTCTACCCTGAGATAAAGGACAGTAATCAGGCCTGTCTGCCCCCCAGTTCCTTTATTACTTGCTCCTCAGACAACACCATCCGCCTATGGAACACAGAGAGCTCTGGGGTACATGGCTCTACCCTGCACCGTAACATCCTCAGCAATGTGAGCCTCCTGTTTCATACTTAGTGCCCCCATGCTTATATACTTTGACCTTGTTTTCAGGGACTGGCTCCCCGAATCTTGATCTTTCAGCTTTTATTTGGCTGGACTCTATGAGCCAAGGGTTGATTTTACCCAGCATCCCTCTGTGCTTGCAGCCATCCTGCTGGAATTGCCTGAGCTGTCTCTTTTCACCTTTCCCAGCAGGATCTCATTAAGATCATCTATGTGGACGGGAACACTCAGGCTTTGTTGGACACTGAACTGCCTGGAGGAGACAAAACTGATGGGTCCCTGATGGATCCCCGAGTAGGCATCCGTTCCGTGTGTATCAGCCCCAATGGACAACACTTAGCTTCGGGAGACCGCATGGGGACACTTAGGTAATGTCAGGTTCTGAGCTAGGTACTGACGGCCTCTCATGGTGGCTGTGGTAGCTATCCTCAAGGGCAGGATTTAGGAGGGCTTGTCTCCCCCCAAAAccttagaaacaaaatatttatcccataaaatggaaagaatgagCTTATAGTGGTGAGCTCAGAAAAGGCCATCTCACATATGTAGCACAGCTATCAGTCGCAGATTGATCGGCATGAGGAAGCTCAAGATATGGGGTTCTAAGAAGGACATAATATTGTTTCTGTGGCATTCGTGAAAAAAAaatgcgccgggcggtggtggtgcacgcctttaatcccagcacttgggaggcagaggcaggcggatttctgagttcgaggccagcctggtctacaaagtgagttccaggacagccagggctatacagagaaatcttgtctcgaaaaaaaaaaaaaatgcatgtaacCTCTCATGAGGTACATACAACAGAGTAACCGTCAGTGTTCTTCAGAAATATTAAGGTCGTAGAAGATAAGGAAGAATGGAAAAACTACCACAGGCTACAGGAAACTAAAGAGGAGTGATAGTTAAATGCCATTTTGCACTCTTTAAGACCCTGGATCAAGTAAGGAcatatggaaaaaataataacatgttAATAAGATACCTAGTTAATAATATGTAAATGCTCTGGCTCTGATAATGTGCTGTTGTTATGCATGTTAGTTAAGAATTGGGAAAGGGAAATATAGAGCACCTGTAGTGTTTGAAGTTTTTCTTAAAGCTTAAAACCATTTGTTTAAAGGTGGGGAGAGGATGTAACAAAAGAAGGAGGTCTTTCCTCTCTCAGCCCGGCAATGGCGTCTCTTATTTGTAGGGTACATGAACTGCAGTCCCTGAGCGAGATGCTGAAAGTGGAGGCTCATGACTCTGAGATCTTATGCCTGGAGTACTCTAAGCCAGACACAGGTAAGGTCTAGCCCATGCCTCAGCAGGGTCTAGCTCTGGCACAGCCCCTCCTGTCCTGCCAGTGCTACCTTATACCTGCCTTGGCTTCTGATAATCTTGGGTCCTGTATTCATTGAGATTCTTTGATCTTTACAGGATTTTAAGAGCTCTGTCCCTGTTCTGTGGTTCATGTAGCTTTAGGGAGATAAGGCTCTGTCCACTTGGGGCTCTTTTCCGGGCATCACTAAGGGCCAGCTTAATGTGCACTGATGAGGTTCTTCCAACTCAGGTTTGAAACTGCTGGCATCGGCGAGCCGGGATCGTCTGATCCACGTGCTGGATGCTGGGCGGGAATATAGTCTACAGCAGACACTGGACGAGCATTCATCCTCCATCACTGCTGTCAAGTTTGCAGGTGGGGACCGGGCAGTTGAAGCTCTACATTCCTCTACCTACCACCTCCCTATATATTTATGAGAAGAGTCTgctgggaaggattgggaggtacCCAGGAGTCATGAGGTTAGGTAGGAAGACAAGTAGAATATAGACTTCTAGTCTAGGGGACCCTGAGCCAGACTGAAGGCTGAGAGGGGGCATGGGTTTTGTGGGATGCGCTCTGTTTTATTTGGTTGGTCCACCATATAGAGTAGCTCCATTGGGAAAAACAAGGGAAGGCAGGAGAAAGGCTGCCTTCATATGGAGGAAGCAGCCTGGCTCCTGTCCCCACAGCCAGTGATGGGCAAGTGCGAATGATCAGCTGTGGCGCAGACAAGAGCATTTACTTCCGAACTGCACAGAAGGTAAGGGCACTAAGTGTCCCCCAACATGGCAGGGGTGGGAACGGGTTTCAGGTTACAGGAGGTGAATGGAGAAGTGAGCCCTGTGACCTGGTGATGCATTTGGATGTGGTCTGCCCCTGCACTCCCTACTGCAGTCTGGAGAAGGAGTACAGTTTACACGAACACACCATGTGGTACGCAAGACAACCCTCTATGATATGGATGTGGAGCCCAGCTGGAAGTACACAGCCATTGGCTGCCAGGACCGAAATATCCGGTAGGCATTCCCTTCTCAGACTTGTTTATTTTGTGGGGAGAGGATGTGCTCCTGCCACAGTGAGCAAATGTGGTCAGCACTAGCTTCAGGAGTGGTTTTTTTGCTTACCAGGACATGGGTCCTGCAGATCAGACTTAAGCcttcaggcctggcagcaagtgcctttaccctctgagctattTTACTGGCCTCCACTTGTCCGACTTTTGTACCACATTCCTCTGTGTAGCTAAGTCCTCAAGTCTGCCTTTTTGTCCAGGCTTTCAAGCCTCTTTGAGGCAGCAAAGTTCTCTGCCTTGCCTGAGAGAATAGGCCTCGCCTGAGAGTAGGCCTCGCTTGAGAGAGTAGGCCTCGCGGTGAGGGGGAGCAAGCGAGAGAGCGAGCAAGCTCCGGGACAAATGGGAAGTGAGTGCTGCTGCTTCTAGCTGTGCTCTTGTGCTCTGTCCtcaggctgctgtgaacatatgCCTTCCTTCCCTTACAGGATCTTTAACATTAGCAGCGGGAAGCAGAAAAAGCTGTTTAAAGGGTCACAGGGTGAAGATGGCACTCTCATTAAAGTGAGCACCCCAGTGGGGCTAGCAGAGCCtgctgcctgccctgccctgccctgccctgccctgccctgctgctGGGCAGCTTGGGGTCAGTGCTAAGCGAGGAGGGATGCCGCTCCCCTACTCTTGCCTCTATGTCCCCAGGTGCAGACAGACCCCTCAGGGATCTACATTGCCACCAGCTGTTCCGATAAGAATCTCTCCATTTTTGACTTCTCCTCAGGCGAGTGTGTGGCCACCATGTTCGGTCACTCAGGTGAGTGTAGCAGCCACATCCCTATTTGGAATTGTACTTTTGTCCCTTGTCTATTGCCACACCACAATTCTGCCCATACTCTGGGAGGGATCAACTGACTGAAGCAAGGGTAGAAAGCCCTGTAGCAGAAGGGGGCAGTGTGGTTGGTacctttcccctctcccacatCCAGACTCAAAGCACAAAGCCTACGTGAGGATAGAACCCAACTCTCCCTCCCCTGCAGGCAGTACCCATCCCCATGGCTGGAGCACGCAGGAATTTGGTTAGGTCTTTGTGGCAGGACATGGACCATATACTTTACTCTTTACAGAGATTGTCACCGGCATGAAATTTAGTAATGACTGCAAACATCTCATCTCCGTGTCGGGGGACAGGTGAGCAGAAGCTAACTTCCCTGAGACAGATTCTTTTCTGTGCCCCCCTGTCCCTCCTCTCACTTCCTCTCATGGCGTCTCTGGGAAGTAGGTCTGAAGAGGGATTTTTCTTGGTGGGGCCTGACCTGGTAGTGGATGGTGGCCTGGATTGCCTTGCCAATTCATGGGAAGTGGGGATAAATGGTGTTGCCACCCCCAGAGTCCTTCCCTGCCCCTTATCCAATGCTGTGGCTCCACCCTAGCTGCATATTTGTTTGGCGTCTGAGCTCTGAGATGACCATCAGCATGAGGCAGCGCCTGGCTGAGTTGCGCCAGCGCCAGCGAGGAATCAAGCAGCAAGGGCCAACCTCTCCCCAAAGGGCTTCTGGAGTCAAACAGTAAGTGGGCCAGAGATGGGCTCTGCGCACTGTTGTCCACATGATGTGCAATCTCCCTGCACCACCTCATGTAGAACGTACTGTTCAGCAGCTCCTGGAATCCCAAGACCTGCCTTCTCATGCACAAGCCTATCACTGTTGGCTTCTGGCCCAGTGAGTCTTCTCTTCCATGACCTTTCTTGTCTTGGACTCAGGCACCATGCTCCAGTAGTACCCCCTTCTGCACCAGCTCTTTCCTCAGACAGTGACAAGGAGGGAGAAGATGAGGGTACTGAAGAAGAAGAACTGCCAGCTCTGCCCATCCTTGGCAAGAACACCAAGAAAGAACTAGGTTTGTGGCAGTTAGGTATAAAGCAGACAGGCACTAGCTGGTGTGGTGACTAGGCCAGCCCCATCTGGACCATGGGATAAGGAGGCTGGGCCATAACAATGATCATATGGGGGATGAGGATGTTCTGGGCTCCTGGTCCCAGAGGTGGAAAGGTAGGGAACACGCCTTCTGACTGCCTATTTCTGTCTAGCCTCAGGCTCTAGTCCAGCCTTGCTCCGAAGCCTGTCCCACTGGGAAATGAGTCGGGTAAGTGCCATCACTGACATCTGCTTCCAAGATTATTAGATGTGAGGGAGTAGCAACAGAGCCCTTTGTGCCCTTGTGAGGCATTTGGGTACAGGACCTGTCTACATGCTCCATTCCTGTTTCCAAGGAAGGCCTTATCATTGAGGTCAAGCAGCTGCTCTAGTTGGGGGTTAAGGGAGCATCAGTCTTTCCTTCTTGTATCAGGTGAGGTTGCCCCCACTAGAGGAGGGGTCCACCTCCTCATCTGCCAGGAGCCTGGGAGAAAAACCATTCAAGAgtagcttggttttgttttgagtcaggatctcactatgcagccctggctgacctggaactcatggaaGAAATGCCTTGCCACCACACTGTGCTTAAACCAGACCAAACCACAGCAGTAACAAACAAGCACCATGCAGTGAGGAGTGATGGTGTGAGTCACATGTCAGAGCAATAGCCCAACGAAAGCAAGGCTCCAGCAAGGAGAAATCTGGGGAGCTCTAGTTCTGAAGACCCCAATGAGGAAGTTAGTTCAGAGCAGTCAGAGGTAAAGGCTGCAGGAATGAATACCTGTTGCCGAGTGCCAGAGAAGGAGAGACATTTTCAGCAAGCCCCAAAGCAGCCAACCCTCACACGTCCCAAGTTGGGCTTTTGAGTCTAGTTGTTGGTAGCAGCCTCACAGAGTGGCCACGCcggtatgtgtgtgtctcagacCCTCATTGTTGGTTTGGCCTTAGTGCTGAGATGGGACTCTGGGTTCCGTTGGGTATCTTCAGAGAACAGAATTATTTAGAGTCCTAGCTCTAGACTGTAAAGGCAGAAACTAAAGCGTTCCTATTATGAGGTCTAGAATGTAGCTCCGAGTATACACTTTAGCGCTAACCTCGCCTGCAGGCCACTTAAGGTCCCACATAGACTTGGGCTAGTCACAGAAATCCTCTGTGCTTCTGTCCCCTTCATGTGTAAGATCTGGGATAGCAATGCCTCCTACTCTAGAAAATGATTGTAAAGATAAAATGAGCTAATACAGTGAGGGTGGCATTCATGCAGGCAATATACACATATGCTTGTTTGTTGATAGTATAATTCTGATTATTACTCCTTTTTTCACCACAACCACCAGGCACAAGAGACCATGGAGTTCCTGGACCCAGCTCCTGTAGCTAACACAGGACCTAAAAGAAGAGGGCGCTGGGCTCAGCCAGGTGTGGAGCTGAGTGTTCGCTCCATGCTGGACCTGCGACAGCTAGAGACCTTGGCCCCAAGCCCTCGAGGCCCCAGCCAGGACTCACTGGCTGTGTCCCCAGCTGGTCCTGGGAAGCATGGTCCACAGGACCCTGAACTGTCATATGTTAGCCAGGTGAGCTAGCTTTCTCCCAGCTCTCTAGAGATCTCAGGAAGCCTCAGCTAGCCTTGTGCTAACAACTGAGGCCTGAGCATGGGTACTTCTATGCTTTCTCTGTCTGTGACACGCATGGGTCATCTGAACTGCAGTTGTATAGAGCTGGCTGGGCTGTATTGTGAGTAGGGTGGGCCGAGGGGTAAAGGGAGCTTGGGGAGGACTCTTGGTGTTGAGTAGACAGGGCCTTGGCAGTCTGAGTGCCAGTACAGCTCTTCCAGAAGCTTAATATCCCAGCTGGAGCCTAGCCTGGCTTCCTGCCTCCTGTCCCCAGAGCTACAGTACTCTGCTTCCTCAGAACTGGTATTCACCAATCCTTGCCAACTTGTTCCTCCTCTCCACACCGTCTTCTCACGCCAGCAATTCTCACAAGTAccctttctttgtgtgtctccAGAATGAAAGGGCCCCTCGGCTTCAGGCTGCCCAACCCTGCTCCTGCCCCCACATTATCCAATTGTTGTCACAAGAGGAAGGAGTCTTTTCCCAAGATCTGGAGTCTGCACCCATTGAAGATGGTATTGTCTACCCGGAACCCAGTGACAGCCCTACCATGGATACCAGGCAAGGGTTGTGCCCTGGCCAGGACTCATGGGCTCTGCGGCCTGtactcttcctttccctctgagtTTTCTCACTTGGGCAATGGTGGGCCTCCAGGCCACCTCCTTCCTAGCTGTGTTCACAGACAGGAGCTGAGTGGAGCTGCTGACTTCTAACTGGCCTTCCTTCCCTTTGCTGGCCTTCCTGGCAGTGCGTTTCAGGTGCAGGCTCCAACCGGAGGATCCCTTGGAAGAGTGTACCCAGGCAGCAGGGGCTCAGAAAAGCACAGTCCCGACAGTGCATGCTCTATGGATTACAGCAGCAGCCGGCTTTCCAGCCCTGAACACCCTAATGAAGGTAAGGCTGCACCATGAGGAAGGGACGGTGAAGCAGGGAAGGCAGACCTGTGACTGATAGGTACAGTGTGatgcctttcccctcccccacatccagACTCTGAGAGCACAGAGCCCCTAAGTGTGGATGGCATCTCCTCAGACCTGGAAGAGCCAGCCGAGggtgatgaagaagaggaagaagagggaggcatTGGCCTCTGTGGGCTACAGGAAGGCAGCCCTCATACACCGGATCAGGAGCAGTTTCTAAAACAGCACTTTGAGACTCTGGCCAATGGGGCTGCTCCAGGTGTGGTCTGTGGGCCAGCCTTCAGTTGCTACATCTGCCCTTCTCCCCACACTGAGAGGGAGGGTCAGTAGGCAGTGCCTTAGGCTGCTTTGTAGGGGCAAGAACTTCTGACTCAGTTCATGGTTTCTGTGCCTCCTGCAGGGGGCCCAGCACGGGTCCTAGAGAGAACAGAGTCTCGGAGCATCTCATCACGATTCCTCCTGCAAGTGCAGACCTCCCCACTCAGGTACAGACTGTCCCCCACATGGCTGTGCTGACCTGGTGCTCCTACACCTGGCACAGCATGTCGCCTTCACATCTCTCCTAGAGTACAAAGTGGTGGTCTCACGCAAACCCTGTCTTGCTTTGTGCTTGTCCTCTCCTGGTGCATCTCTGTCTATGAGAGCATCTGGCCATCTCAGGGGGAGGAaagcactgagccttctctgGGCCTTCTTCTGAACTCATTCTCCCTGTAGGGAACCATCCCTATCCTCCTCAGGCTTGGCCTTGATGTCCAGACCTGACCAGGTATCACAGATGCCTGGTGAGCAGCTGAAAAGCAGTGGTGCCACTCCCCCAGGAGCACCCCCAGAAATGGAAGCCTCTTCTAGCAACACCAGCCCCAAGCAGGTGGCTCCTGTGCTGTTGCCACGACGGCGTAACAACCTGGACAACAGATGGGCCTCCAAGAAAATGGCTGCCACCCGGCCATTAGCTGGACTCCAGAAAGCCCAGTCTGTGCATAGTTTGGTACCACAGGGTAAGGAACCTGGTGGGCTCAACTACAGGCTGTGGGGAATATGAAACCTGTATGTGGGCATGCTGGAGGGAGGTGGGCCTAGTGTGGCCCTGCCAAGTCACCATGCTTGCCACTGCATGTCCCTTAGTGATCATGCACAGGGTAGAGTAGCAGCTAGGAACCGAGCCCTAGCATTTGCTTCCCTTCCTCACCACCTGACCTGCATCTGTCCCTGTCTCCGATGCAGATGAGGTGCCTTCATCACGTCCACTGCTCTTCCGGGAGGCAGAGATCCAGGGCAGCTTAGGATCCCTGCCACAAGCTGACAGCTGCTCATCTCAGCCCCACTTCTACCAGAACCCCACCACCAGTTCTATGGCCAAGCTAGCTCATAGCATTTCTGTTGGCGAGAATCCAGGCCTGGCAGCTGAACCTCATGCTCCTGCACCAATCCGAACCTCACCATTCAACAAACTAGCTCTGCCTAGCAGGGCTCACCTTGTCTTGGACATCCCCAAACCACTTCCTGACCGTCCTACTCTGACCACATTCTCACCTATGTCCAAGGGCCTGGCCCACAATGAAACAGAACAATCGGGCCCCTTGGTGAACCTAGGAAAGGTTCATACTACAGTTGAAAAGCACTCCTGTTTAGGGGAGTGTACTACTCATAAATCTAGGACAGAGTGCCAGGCTCATCCTGGCCCCAACCACCCCTGTGCCCAACAACTGCTGGTCAGCAACCTTCTCCAAGGCCCTGAGAGCTTGCAGCCCCTATCCCCTGAGAAGACTCGTAACCCTGTGGAAAGCAGCAGGCCAGGTGCAGCCCTGAGCCAGGACTCAGGTGTGCATGGCTCTCCAGTCTCACCTGGCCcatactttctgtctctgttagCCACTTTCTAGCTCCATCCCATTTCTGTGTGCCTATGCCTAGCCTTTGGCATTTTTTGTCCTGTCTGCTCCTGTTTTGGTCCATAAGTCACACCTCTGATGGTGAGACACTCTTGCCACCCTTCATGAGCTCCCCTTAACCCAGTGAACCCTTTAGTGTGTTCTGGATACTAGGGCTGGCTCTGGGGATAGAGGTAGGGCTGGCTTTTCCTTCTAAACTTTGTGTGGTGTTGGGGAAGGtgttgaaagagaaaaggggggagggaggcaagaggcagggaTTGTGGGCTGGTAGGGATCACAGCCCTGCTCGAGATCACAGCCCTGCCTGGGTTGGGATGCCTGAAAAAGCAGCTGGGCCTCACTGGTGTTTGTCTTTCAGAACTGGCCTTGAGCCTGCAACAATGTGAACAGCTTGTGGCAGAGCTCCAGGGGAATGTACGCCAGGCCATACAGCTCTACCAAGTGGTGAGTATTGGGCAGCACTGGTAGGCTGTGCTTGACAGCTGAGTGTCTAGAACAGTAGCAAAAGGTTCTACATGCTGAATGGAGCACTCAAAAATATTCTGAGCATAGTAAATGGGAGGGTCAGAAGCCAGGCCACGCCTCTCAACCCCAGAATCTGTTCGTTATTTCTAGGTAAGAAACAGGGTTGTAGCGTGGAACACCATATCATTCAAGAAAATCCCAATTCATGACTATTATCTCTTTTTTATATCCCAAAATGGTTTGGGCATTTTTGATATAAGAAACAATGTAACAGTCACATTTGAAAGAGAGTTGTTGGAAAAAGTTGTCAAGGAGTAGATGTCTAGTTGTCTGGAGGGATTCTCATTGGTCACTCATCAGAGTGACTGATCATCCTGCTCTTGTGTGTAGAACTCCTAGGCAGTCCCTTCTACTGGGCGGGCACCAGTAGACCCCCTTTTCCATATTCTACTTTCTACTGTTCTCCAGTTCTCCAGCTCACTTTCAGTGTTCCTGTTGCAGGTGACCAGCTGTAAGACACCTTCAGCAGAGCAAAGCCACATCACTCGTCTCCTGAGAGACACCTTCTCTTCAGTGCGTCAGGAGCTCGAGGCTCTGGCTGGGGCTGTGCTGTCCAGCCCAGGTGGCAGCCCTGGGGCTGTGGGGGCTGAGCAAACTCAGGCCCTGTTGGAGCAGTACTCAGAGCTATTGCTAAGAGCTGTGGAGCGGCGCATGGAGCGCAGACTCTGAGTTCCTGAAGCCTGTCCCAAGAGAAATGCTCTCCATTCCAATCTGTAGCCCTGCTTCCACTCAAGAAAATGTGGAAATGTCTGGAGTGGATAGCAGTGATCAGTGTTGAGAGAGGCAAAGCAGCTTTCCTGGCCACCCTCATGGGGCCcctgtatttattaatttatttccctGACTCTTGCCTCACTTCCTTGGGACTCCTGCCTCTAAAGCCCAGCCTGGGGCTCATAGCAGGGCAGGTCTTGAGTCTATGTCATCTTGGTGCTGTGAGGGGTAGGAGGGCAGCCTGCCTCACCTGGGGACATTGGGAAGGGCTGGCCTTCTCTTCTTAGAAGCCATTTGAAGTTACTTCAGGGATGAGCTCCCTGGGGTGGAGCATACACAGGGTACTCTGGGGTAGAGATGAAAGGTAATGTGGTATTTTGTAGCCTAAAGCCAATTGTAGACCTTTACCTCTACTCCCACACCAGCTGCACTCCCCTGCCTGCCAGAGCAGGGGTGGTTCCCCCCAACTCCTGGCAGTGAGAAAGGCTGCCTGGCCTCCAGGTTATTCCCAGCCATTAGCAGACTTGAGTTCCTATCAGGACCTGAGCCCCCACATTCCAATCCCATGTTCCCTGCAAGAGAGCCCTAGCGTTTTTCTGCCCCCATCCCTTTTCCCCCTTGTGGAGCTAGTTGTGGGATTTTGCTGCAGGACAGTAAAGCCCC
The nucleotide sequence above comes from Mastomys coucha isolate ucsf_1 unplaced genomic scaffold, UCSF_Mcou_1 pScaffold15, whole genome shotgun sequence. Encoded proteins:
- the Mapkbp1 gene encoding mitogen-activated protein kinase-binding protein 1 isoform X6; its protein translation is MPAVRVWDVAERSQVAELQEHKYGVACVAFSPSAKYIVSVGYQHDMIVNVWAWKKNIVVASNKVSSRVTAVSFSEDCSYFVTAGNRHIKFWYLDDSKASKVNATVPLLGRSGLLGELRNNLFTDVACGRGKKADSTFCITSSGLLCEFSDRRLLDKWVELRNTDSFTTTVAHCISVSQEYIFCGCADGTVRLFNPSNLHFLSTLPRPHALGTDVASITEASRLFSGGANARYPDTIALTFDPTNQWLSCVYNDHSIYVWDVRDPKKVGKVYSALYHSSCVWSVEVYPEIKDSNQACLPPSSFITCSSDNTIRLWNTESSGVHGSTLHRNILSNQDLIKIIYVDGNTQALLDTELPGGDKTDGSLMDPRVGIRSVCISPNGQHLASGDRMGTLRVHELQSLSEMLKVEAHDSEILCLEYSKPDTGLKLLASASRDRLIHVLDAGREYSLQQTLDEHSSSITAVKFAASDGQVRMISCGADKSIYFRTAQKSGEGVQFTRTHHVVRKTTLYDMDVEPSWKYTAIGCQDRNIRIFNISSGKQKKLFKGSQGEDGTLIKVQTDPSGIYIATSCSDKNLSIFDFSSGECVATMFGHSEIVTGMKFSNDCKHLISVSGDSCIFVWRLSSEMTISMRQRLAELRQRQRGIKQQGPTSPQRASGVKQHHAPVVPPSAPALSSDSDKEGEDEGTEEEELPALPILGKNTKKELASGSSPALLRSLSHWEMSRAQETMEFLDPAPVANTGPKRRGRWAQPGVELSVRSMLDLRQLETLAPSPRGPSQDSLAVSPAGPGKHGPQDPELSYVSQNERAPRLQAAQPCSCPHIIQLLSQEEGVFSQDLESAPIEDGIVYPEPSDSPTMDTSAFQVQAPTGGSLGRVYPGSRGSEKHSPDSACSMDYSSSRLSSPEHPNEDSESTEPLSVDGISSDLEEPAEGDEEEEEEGGIGLCGLQEGSPHTPDQEQFLKQHFETLANGAAPGGPARVLERTESRSISSRFLLQVQTSPLREPSLSSSGLALMSRPDQVSQMPGEQLKSSGATPPGAPPEMEASSSNTSPKQVAPVLLPRRRNNLDNRWASKKMAATRPLAGLQKAQSVHSLVPQDEVPSSRPLLFREAEIQGSLGSLPQADSCSSQPHFYQNPTTSSMAKLAHSISVGENPGLAAEPHAPAPIRTSPFNKLALPSRAHLVLDIPKPLPDRPTLTTFSPMSKGLAHNETEQSGPLVNLGKVHTTVEKHSCLGECTTHKSRTECQAHPGPNHPCAQQLLVSNLLQGPESLQPLSPEKTRNPVESSRPGAALSQDSELALSLQQCEQLVAELQGNVRQAIQLYQVVTSCKTPSAEQSHITRLLRDTFSSVRQELEALAGAVLSSPGGSPGAVGAEQTQALLEQYSELLLRAVERRMERRL